The Streptomyces sp. NBC_00510 genomic interval CGACGTGGCCTCTGCCGCCCTCATGGGGCAGGTCCGTTTGTCCATGCGCGCGATCGCCGCCCACGAACCGGATCCGGCAACCGTGCTGACGCGCACCAACGAGCTGCTCGTCACGATGCAGGCGGCACGATTCGCCAGCTGCACCATGCTGTACCTCGACCCACACGACGGACGGGTCACCGGCGCCAGCGCCGGCCACGTGCCGCTGCTGTGCGCGCACAAGGACGGCAGCCACAGCACCCACGAGCTGCCGGGCGGACCGGTCCTCGGAGTCGTGCCCGACACCGAGTACCGCGAGGAGACCTTCACCCTGGACAAGGACAGCGCGCTGATCATGGTCACCGACGGCGTGGTCGAAGGACCGGGCCTCACCTTGGAAGCCGGACTCGAGCGAGCCGGAACGCTGGCCGGCGCAGCCCTCCACGACGGACTGAACACCGAGGAGACCGCCGACCGCATCCTCGACGCCGCAGTCGCGGTAGACCACGCCGACGACGTGGCCGTACTGGTCATCCAACGCACATGACGGCGCCCACGTGCTCACGCACCCGCGTCGTGCGGGCAATGAGCCGGGACTCCGAGAAGGTCCGTGACTGGGCATCAGCCGGCAGTCGCACTGGTCTTGCACGCCCGCGTGTCGAAGTCGGCGAGGAGACCGCGGGCACACTCGCCGCAGTGGCCCTCCGGATCACGGGTGCGACCGGGTTCCATCACGGCGGCAATGGCACCGCCTTTCCGATCATCACCTTCGGACCGGTCACGCTGACCTCGGCTGACGGACAGGTCTGTGCTTTCACGGTCAACATCGAGCAGCAGGACTCATGGCCGCGTGGCGGCCGTCAGCGATCCTCGCGGTGGGTACGTGCCGCGATCCGGAGCAGTTCCTCGACCGCGCCGGTCAACGGGCGGTCCTTCGGCCACACGGCGCGCAGCCGGCGGCGCAGGTCGGCCCCAGTCACCGGGACCTCCACGATGCGCCCCTCGGCCAGGTCGTCCCGGACACTGACCGCGCTGAGCACCGCCGGGCCCGCGCCTTCGGCGACGGCCTTTCGTACCGCGACGTTGGCGTCCAGCACCATCAGAGGTCTGGCCGGCTCGGCTCCCGCGCCGGCGAGCACACGCTCGATGGTCTCCCGCGTGCCTGAACCCGGTTCGCGGACGATCAGGCGGGTTCGGGCCAGCTCGGTCAGGTCCACCGGCTCTCGCCGTCGTGCCCAGGCATGCTGCGGCGCGACCACGACGACCAGCCGGTCGGTACCCACCTGTCGTGAGTTGAGGCCGGACGGAACGGTGGGCGCCTCGATGAACCCCAGACTGATCCGGCCATTCGCCGCGAGCGTGGCGACCTGTTCGGAATTGGTCACTTTGAGGCTGACGTATACGTCGGGCGACCCCCGCTGCAGCGTGCCGATCCACCGCGGCACGAAGTGTTCGGCCAGCGTCATGCTGGCCGCCAGGTGCAGGTCGAGGGCGTGGTCACCGCGCAGCGCCGCGACGCCCACCATCAGAGAGTCCACTTCGGCCAGCACCCGCCCCGCCCATTGGCACACCGCCTTGCCCTCGACGGTCAGGGCAGAGCCGCGGGTGTCGCGGTTCACCAGCCTCAGCCCCAGGCGCCGCTCGAGCTGGGTCAGGCGCTTGCTCGCGGCGGGCTGGCTGATCCCCATCCGCTCGGCGGCCTGCCCCAGGCTGCCGAGCTCGGCCACCAATGTCAGCAACAGGAGACTGCTGAGATCGGGAGGCGACCTGCTCATAACCACAGTGTATGACGGCATTCCCGATGTGGCGGTACCAGGCTGCCGCCCGCTCGGCGAGGATGAAACAGTCCGGAAAAACGCCCGGCACCCTTTCCTCGAAGAAAAGCCGAGAGAATTGAGGACCGACCATGTCGCACCATCTCGACACTCCGCTGGCGGCCCAGAACGGTCAGCTGTTCATCGACGACCTGTTCGTCTTTCCCGGTGAGCGCAGCACGGTGTTTGTCATGGACGTCAACTCCGACATCACCGGCGTCTACGCCGAGCCCGGGTTCCACCCGGAAGCACGCTACGAATTCAAGGTTCACTTCGACGGCGCCGAATTCGAGACCTTGACCTATCGGGTCTCCTTCGACGAACCCGGCCCCGACGGCAGGCAAGCCCTGCGTCTGCACGTCCTGACCGGAAACGAGGCGCGCGAGGACTCCGCTGACGGCGACCTGGTGCTGGAAGGCCGCACCGGTGAGACGGCCGACGCGGATGGCACCCGCGTCTGGGCCGGGCGCATCTCCGACTCCTTCTACATCGACCTGTCCCTGCTGGCCGTCGTCAACGGGGCGGTGGCCAAGGGGACGGCGGTGGACCTCTCGGACTGGCGCCCACAGGAGGCGCAGAACAGCTTCGCCGGCACCACCGTGGAATCGATCGTGCTGGAGGTTCCGCACGAGCACGCGCAGCTGCGCCCCGGGGCCCGCACGGGCGTCTGGTGCGCGACCAAGCTGGCCACCGACGCCGGCGGATGGCGGCAGATCAACCGCGGCGGGCACCCGATGATGTGGCCGATCTTCTGGCCCGGCGACACCGACTTCAGCAACCCGGCCAACACCCGGCACCCCTCTCAGGACCGTGCCGCCGTCGGCGAATTCATCGCGGGCCAGGTCGCGGCTGTCGTCGCGGCCACCGGGACGTGCGCCGACCCGGAGGGCTACGGCCGGACCGTGGCCGGGCAGCTGTTCCCCGACGTGCTGCCCTACGTCGTCGGAACGCCCGCCACGTACGGCTTCGCCGCCCGCAACGGCCGCACCCTGGCCGACAACGCGCCTGAGGCGATGCTCTCACTCGTGACCAACACGGCCGTGCCGGCCGGACTCAAGCCGTCCGTCGCCCAGCACCTGCGGAACGACCGCTTCCCGTACGTCGTGCCCGTATGACCAACCCGGTCACCCGCCCCCTCCGCGTCGAGATCGTCGCGGAGGGCTTCGGCGACCGGATTTCCGGCGCGGCCAAAGTCGGCCCTGCGCGGATGCGTTCTCGGCTGACGCGCCCTGCCGCAGCCGATGATGCGTGTCGGCCTCACCTCGCCTGCGAGACCATCCCCGGTATGGATCAGTCTGCCGAAGTCTCCGTTCCGACCGGGCCGAACTGCGCCGGTGCCGCATGACCGATCTTGACGCCGTGGCGCCAGGCAAGGACGAGACGCTGCTCATCTCCGGCGCCACCTGCGCCTGACCCCGCCTTTCCGCGGTCCGTCGCCCAGTCGGCGGACCGTACCCCACCGCGGCCCCCCCGCCGCGACACCCGGTCGAGCCTGCAGCGCGGTCGGCCCGGGCCGGTGCCGGGCGGAGCCGACATCCGCGCGGGGTCAGCGACGGGTTGCGACGCGCCCGCCTGGCCGGCGCTCTCACGCTGCGTCCGCGCCGGCCGGTGTGCGACGAGATGACCTCGATGCTCCACACGTCGATGACCGCTGCGCTCGTCCCCGTCGTCGAGGGGGTATCGCGAGAAGACCGGTGCCACGCTCCTGACTGCCGATCACAACGAGAGCCCGTTGTTCCGTTGGTGCGCCCGCACTTCGCTGGGAGCCGCGTCAAGGGCGGCACTGCTGGTGGGCGGGTCGGGTGGGTCGGGTGGGTCGGGGTGGTTGAACGGGAGGTAGACAACAAACACATCACATGTTGTGACACCATGCGTTGCACATCCAACGGAGACTCGACCAAGGACTCGTGTGCGACCACATATTCCGGCCCGGCAGGGCCTGCCCATCCTGGCGGCGGTCACCGCGCTGCTGACGGTGGTCCCCCCGGCGACAGCCGCCGACCACGCCCCGGCCGCGACCAAGGGCGTCACCATAGCCAATGGCGGTTCACTCGGATCCACTGCGCGGACCGTCACCCTCATCTCCGGTGACCGTGTCACCGTCACCCCCGACGGCTCCGGCCCCGCCACCGTCACCGTGGCCGCACCGAACGGAGACCGGGCGGACGTACGCGTCAGCAGCAAGGCCGGGGACGTCTACGTCGTGCCCGCCGCGGCGGATCGGTACGTGGCCGCCGGTCTCCTCGACGAGAGCCTGTTCAACGTCACCCGACTCGTCGCCGACGGGTACGACGACGCGCGCTCCCGTGGGCTGCCCCTCATCCTGAGCTATTCCTCGGACTCGCTCCGCAAGCAGGACCTGACGTCCCTGCCGGAGGGCGCCACCGGCGCACGGACGTTGACCAGCATCGACAGCACCGCTGTCACCCAGAGCCACAGCCGGGCGGCGGACTTCTGGGCCGAGCTCACCCAGGCGACGCCCGCGGCACGCGGCACCACCGCGGGCGAGCCGGCGCTGAACGGCGGCGTCCGCAAGGTCTGGCTGGACGGCAAGGTCAAGGCGACGCTCGAGTCGAGCGTCGCACAGATCGGCGCCCCCGACGCCTGGGCGCGCGGCAACACCGGCAAGGGCGTCGACGTGGCCGTCCTCGACACCGGATACGACACCGAGCACCCGGATCTCGCAGGCGTCGTCGCCTCGTCCCGGAGCTTCATCCCGTACGAGGACGTCGTGGACCGCAACGGCCACGGCACACACGTCGCCTCCACCATCGCCGGCAACGGCGCGGCGTCCGGGGGCAAGGAGAAGGGCGTCGCGCCCGGAGCCGCGCTTCACGTCGGCAAGGTCCTCGACAACTCCGGCTCCGGATCCGACTCCTGGGTCATCGCCGGCATGGAGTGGGCGGCACGCGAGACCAAGGCACGCGTGATCAGCATGAGCCTCGGCGGTTTCGCCCCCGACGACGGCACGGACCCGCTCAGCCAGGCCGTGAACGCACTCAGTGCCGAGACGGGCGCCCTGTTCACCATCGCGGCGGGCAACAACGGTGAGAACGGCCCGTCCACCGTCACGAGCCCGGGCTCCGCGGACGCCGCCCTGACCGTCGGCGCCGTCGACCCCACGGACACGGTGGCCTGGTTCTCCAGCCGCGGCCCCCGATTCCGTGACGACGCGATCAAGCCCGAGATCACCGCACCCGGCGTCGGCATCCTCGCGGCGCGCTCGCAGTACGCCACGTTCGGCAGTGGCTCCTACGCCTCCCTGAACGGCACGTCCATGGCGACCCCGCACGTGGCCGGCGCCGCCGCCCTCGTGGCGGCCGGCCACCCGGAGTGGACCGGGGCCCGCATCAAGGACGCCCTCGTGAGCACGGCCCACGAGACGCCCGCCAACACGGCCGACGACGGTGGCAACGGGCGCGTCGACGCCGCGGCGGCCTCCGCGGCCCGCCTGGTGGCCACCGGCACCGCCGACGCGGGCATCCACTCCCTGGGCGGAAAGCCCGGGCAGACCGTGGACCGCCGGATCGAGTGGCTCAACTCCGGCGACAAGGCGGTCACCGTCACGCTACGGGTCGACGCGCCCGACGCACCGCAGGGCCTGTTCAGCGTGGCGGACCGTCAGGTGACCGTACCGGCCGGGGGCACCGCCGCCACCACGCTCACCACCGTCCTCGACCGCGCGCCGGCGGGTTCCCGCTTCAGCGGACACCTCACGGGCCTGGTGGACGGCAAGCCGGTCACGCGCACCCTGGTCGCCGTCAGCACCCGCGAGGAGCACCACCATCTGCGGCTGCACTTCCAGGGCCGGGACGGCGAACCGCTGGCCAACGTGGTGCGGGTCCAGCGCCATGGTGACGGGTCCCGCTTCGAAGGGGTGACCAACACACACGGCGACATCGACCTGGTCGTGCCGAACGGCGTCTACACGGCCTGGTCGTGGGGCGACGTCCGAGGCACCCACGGGGCCTCCTCGCTCGGGCAGGCACTCCTGCTCAAGACCGGCATCAAGGTCCGCGACGCCGACACGTCGGCGACCGTCGACGGCAGGCAACTGCGACTGACCGAGGTCGTCACACCGCAGGTGACCACGGCCGGCGTCGTCCGCGCCGATTTCCTCCGGTCGTTCACCGACGGCTCTCCCGCCATCGGCGAGACCTCGACCCTCGCTCCCCAGCACGACAGCATGTGGGCACTGCCGACGAGCAAGCCCGCCGACGGCGACCTGCTGTACACCGTCCGGGCACGGATGGAGCAGCCTCTGCTCAGCCTCTCCTCGGGCTCCCAGAACTTCGATGACCTTGCGCTGGAGCCCGGTTCGGCCCGGCCGGCCGACCGGACGCACACCCTCCCGGCCGTTTTCGCCGGTGACGGCCGGGAGCAGGACTACGCCGCGGCCGGGGCCCGGGGCAAGGTGGCGGTAGTCCGCTACGTACCCCCGCCGGACGACGACGATGACGGCGATTCCCGGACCGCCTCCCACGACCAGATCGCCGCGGCCGAGAAGGCCGGCGTGGCGGTCCTCGTCATCGTCAACGGCGACAGCGGACGCTACTGGCCGAGCGGCAGCCGCAGCAAGATCGTCGTCGCGGGCATCTCGCGAACCGAGGGCGAGATCCTGATCGACCGCATCCAAAGCGGTGCCGGCTCGGTGCCCATGCACATCGTCGGCCGCTCCACGACCGCGTACCTCTACGACCTGGTGCGCACCTGGCGCGGCGGCATCCCGAAGACCCTGCGCTACGCGCCGGGCAAGAGGGAACTCGCCCGGGTCGACGTCGATTTCCGCACGACGGACAAGGTGTACGAGAACCGGTTCGACATCCAGCCGTACCAGCTCTTCCTGCTGGACTCGACCCGGCTGTCGACCTCCGGGGCGCGCCGCACCGACTGGGTGACCGCCGCCCCCGGCGCCATCTGGAGGGAGGAGGCCCATCAGAGCGGCAACCAGTACTCCGACCAATACTCCGGCCAGGTCGCCTATCCGGCAGGACGTGCCACGAACGTCCAGTGGTTCGGTCCGGTCGAACGACCCCGGGTCGTCGAGTACCTGGACACCCCGCGGCGCACGGGCGACTCCGTCCTCGGGCAGATTCCCGGCTTCGGCGACGGCGGCCGCAATCACGCCGGCACCAATGGGCCCGGCACCACGACGCAGTCCGTCGAACTCCGCCGGAGCAACAAGCTGCTCGGCAGCACCGAAGGCTCCTATTTCGACTTCCCGGTTCCGAGCGCCACGAGCCGCTACCGGCTGGTGACCACCACGAAGCGCACCGAAGGGCACCCGTACTCCACCTCCACCCGCACCGAGTGGGGCTTCACGTCCGGAGCACCGCGGAACGGCAAGGCGCCGCTGCTCCCCCTGGTGCAGCTGGACTACACCATCCCGACCTCGACCGACGGATCGGCCCGGCGTAACGCCGAGCTCGTCGTGGAGCCGTCACACATCCGCGGCGCCTCCACGGCCCGGGTCCGCACCGACAAGGTGGAGGTGTCCTACGACGACGGCAGGACCTGGCACCGCGTCAAGCCGCGGGAGCTGCGGGACGGCGCCGTGCGCGTGACCTTGGACGCCCCGCGGAAGGCCGCGTTCGTATCGCTGCGGGTCCACGCCTCGGACACGCGGGGCAACACCGTGACGCAGACGGTCATCCGGGCCACCGGCCTGCGCTGACCGACCGTCGGCGACCGGGCCGGGTGGGAACCACTCGGCCCGGTCGACCTCGGGGCCCTCGGGGCGGTGACATCGCGAGCCGCACCTGGCACGGGAAAAGGGCTCCCGGGCGACCCGTCCCGTGCCATGATCCAGGCTTGTGTGGGGTGACGAGAATCTGGCCGAACTCGAGGATTCCCTGAAGCGTCTGGCGATTCCTGGCCGCGTTCCGGCCCGGGTCCGCGTTGCCATCCGTCGCAGGCGTCACCTTCGCATCTTGTTGACCTGCATCCTCCTTTGCGCAGCGACAGGCGCGGTCTTCGTGACCGTCGACTACATGACCGCTGACGGCGTATCCATGGCACAGACCCCCTGGGCAGTGGTCGCGCTGGTCTTCGGTGCTGTCGCGATTCCGGTGATGACCCTTCGCAGTTCCCTCGGCGGACGCGAGGCACCGCAGGCCCGCTTGTCCTTCCGACAGGCAGGGGTGGTCTTCGGCGCACGCCGGTACGCACTGGTCATGGAGATCGCCGAGGCCATCACGGCCTGCGCGGAGGCGCACAGGGCGGGCGGCGAAAGGCTGGCACCGAAACTACGCAAGGTCTCCCGCCGGATCGGAGCCGTCAGTCGTGGCATATCCGCCGCTCACAGGCAACGGCGCTCCGTCTCCTTGCTCTCGCACCGCCGCAGGACGCTCAAGGCGCACGAGCGCCGGGTGATTGCCGCGCTACGCGCCTGCGAAGCCCGTCTCGACAGCGATCCGCGCCCGGCGCTGGAGGAGCTCGGCGGACTCCTTTTGACCATCGCGGATCGCTACTGCCAAGCCCGGGTGGGCGCGCTTCTGGACGAGAGCCAGTTACAGGGCGCCGTGGCGGGTCCTGACCGGGAGTGGATCCGTACCGTCGTGTGGGCCGTCCTCACGATCGGTGGCGTGATCGGCGTCTCCCGGCTGGGGTTGTCCGACGGCGCTGAGCCGATCGTCATGGCGTGCACCGCCATCGCGGTGGCGGCCGTGGTCTGGAACCGCTCCGTACGTCGCGCCCTCGACATCGTCGGCCTCGCCCTGGGCCCCTGAGAACGAGTCCCGCGCGCCGTGCGGCGCACCCGGGCGAGCCGGCGTCGGCACCAGCATTCGTCGTCGCTTCGGCCTCGGGCTTCTCACGAACCTCGCGATCGGGGTAGCGCCTGGCGCGGCATCCCAGCGTATAGCAGTCTGCTATACACTGAGCGCATGGCGAAGCAGATCAACATCCGGCTCGATGACGCCGTTCATGCCCGTCTCGTCGCACGCGCCGAGGCCGAGGGCACGACGGTGACCGCTCTGATCACGCAGGCTGCCGAGCGCGACCCCCGCCTCGACGACGGGGCCGCCACGGCCGCCGCGTTCCTGGCCAGGCATGCCGCGGAGTTCGCCGAGGCGTTCCCGGAAGAGGAGCCGGACAGCGCCACCGGACGGGCCGCCTGAGGTGGAGCTGCAGGTCGACATCCGCTGGCTGCTGGAACGCCAGGCCGAGGTGCTGCCGAAGGAGCCGTCGGTCCACGACTTCTCCGGCCTGGTCGCGGCGGTCGCCCGGCACCGGGTCAACGCCCCGAAGCTGGACTACACCGTGGACGCAGCCTGGCGTGCGGCAGCCCTCTTCCACGAGATCGTTTCGGTCCGCCCGCTGCCCGCCCGCAACGCCATGTACGGGGCGCTCGTCGCGGTGGCCTACATGGCGGCGTGCGGCCAGGCGGTCGATGCACCGTACGGGGCGCTCAGCGACCTGGCGAAGCAGGTCCGTGCCGGGCGCGCGGACGTCTACGCCTGCGCCGACCAGATCCGCCGCTGGCGGCTCTGACCCACCGGACGGGCGCGGGCCGGTCCCGAGGGGCCGGCCCGCTTCCGCTTCCGCCGGATCGGCGGTTACTGCTTCTTCAGCGTGAAGTCGCTGGTGACCGTCGCCCCCTTCTTGATCTTCACCGTGGTGGCCACCGGCCGGTAGCCGTCCTTGGCCACGATGACCTCCAGCGGGTTGTTGCGGGAGTCCAGCCACAGGGAGTAGGTGCCGTCGGCGGCCGTCCTGAGCGAGTAGTCCGCCGCCCAGCTGCCGATCTCGACGGTGGCGCCGGCCAGCGGCTTGGTGGTGCCGTCGCTCTGGATGCCGCGGACGGTTCCGGTGATCTTGCCCCAGGTCTTCGGCGGGTCGACGTGCAGGGACACCGGAACCTTCCGCATCCCGTACGGGCTGTCGTTGTCCAGCGCCAGCTGCGCCGTGAAGTCACCCGGCTGCGCGACCTCGGGCACCGAGGCGTCCAGTGTGACGGTGACGGTCGTGCTCGCACCGGGCTGCAGGGTGAAGTGCTGGGTGCTCGTCCTCAGCCACGGGACGTCGCTCGTGCCGCCCTGGTCGTATCCGGGCAGGAGCTCCACGGTGTTGCTCGGGGTGTACGGCTCGCTGCCGCCGCCGATCTTGTACACCCCCAGGGCGGCCCCGCCGCGGTAGGTGGCCACGTTGGCGTTGGGCAGGGCGGTCCAGGCGCCGGCCTGCGGGTCGTAGGCGAAGCCCTGGTTGGTGAGGGCCTCGTGGCTGATGCCGCTGGAGATCACGAGCTGGTCGTTCGCCGCGGTGGACGAGGAACTCCACAGCGGGATCGGCAGGTCGGGAAGCGAGGTCCAGGTGTCGGCGGCCGGGTCGTAGACGTAGGCGTGCTTGCTCTCGCCGAGGCCGTCCGCGTTGCCGCCGGCGCAGTAGAGCTTGCCGTTGACGCCGCCGCACGATTCCCAGGCGACCCGCTCCGGGTAGTCGGCGATCCGGGACCAGGTGTCGGTGTCGGGGTCGTAGGCGTACGCCTCGGCGGTGCCGCAGCGGTCGTCGCAGCCGCCGACGGTGTAGATCTTGCCGTCGAGAGCCGCGTTGCC includes:
- a CDS encoding toxin Doc, giving the protein MELQVDIRWLLERQAEVLPKEPSVHDFSGLVAAVARHRVNAPKLDYTVDAAWRAAALFHEIVSVRPLPARNAMYGALVAVAYMAACGQAVDAPYGALSDLAKQVRAGRADVYACADQIRRWRL
- a CDS encoding S8 family serine peptidase, which translates into the protein MRPHIPARQGLPILAAVTALLTVVPPATAADHAPAATKGVTIANGGSLGSTARTVTLISGDRVTVTPDGSGPATVTVAAPNGDRADVRVSSKAGDVYVVPAAADRYVAAGLLDESLFNVTRLVADGYDDARSRGLPLILSYSSDSLRKQDLTSLPEGATGARTLTSIDSTAVTQSHSRAADFWAELTQATPAARGTTAGEPALNGGVRKVWLDGKVKATLESSVAQIGAPDAWARGNTGKGVDVAVLDTGYDTEHPDLAGVVASSRSFIPYEDVVDRNGHGTHVASTIAGNGAASGGKEKGVAPGAALHVGKVLDNSGSGSDSWVIAGMEWAARETKARVISMSLGGFAPDDGTDPLSQAVNALSAETGALFTIAAGNNGENGPSTVTSPGSADAALTVGAVDPTDTVAWFSSRGPRFRDDAIKPEITAPGVGILAARSQYATFGSGSYASLNGTSMATPHVAGAAALVAAGHPEWTGARIKDALVSTAHETPANTADDGGNGRVDAAAASAARLVATGTADAGIHSLGGKPGQTVDRRIEWLNSGDKAVTVTLRVDAPDAPQGLFSVADRQVTVPAGGTAATTLTTVLDRAPAGSRFSGHLTGLVDGKPVTRTLVAVSTREEHHHLRLHFQGRDGEPLANVVRVQRHGDGSRFEGVTNTHGDIDLVVPNGVYTAWSWGDVRGTHGASSLGQALLLKTGIKVRDADTSATVDGRQLRLTEVVTPQVTTAGVVRADFLRSFTDGSPAIGETSTLAPQHDSMWALPTSKPADGDLLYTVRARMEQPLLSLSSGSQNFDDLALEPGSARPADRTHTLPAVFAGDGREQDYAAAGARGKVAVVRYVPPPDDDDDGDSRTASHDQIAAAEKAGVAVLVIVNGDSGRYWPSGSRSKIVVAGISRTEGEILIDRIQSGAGSVPMHIVGRSTTAYLYDLVRTWRGGIPKTLRYAPGKRELARVDVDFRTTDKVYENRFDIQPYQLFLLDSTRLSTSGARRTDWVTAAPGAIWREEAHQSGNQYSDQYSGQVAYPAGRATNVQWFGPVERPRVVEYLDTPRRTGDSVLGQIPGFGDGGRNHAGTNGPGTTTQSVELRRSNKLLGSTEGSYFDFPVPSATSRYRLVTTTKRTEGHPYSTSTRTEWGFTSGAPRNGKAPLLPLVQLDYTIPTSTDGSARRNAELVVEPSHIRGASTARVRTDKVEVSYDDGRTWHRVKPRELRDGAVRVTLDAPRKAAFVSLRVHASDTRGNTVTQTVIRATGLR
- a CDS encoding LysR family transcriptional regulator, with product MSRSPPDLSSLLLLTLVAELGSLGQAAERMGISQPAASKRLTQLERRLGLRLVNRDTRGSALTVEGKAVCQWAGRVLAEVDSLMVGVAALRGDHALDLHLAASMTLAEHFVPRWIGTLQRGSPDVYVSLKVTNSEQVATLAANGRISLGFIEAPTVPSGLNSRQVGTDRLVVVVAPQHAWARRREPVDLTELARTRLIVREPGSGTRETIERVLAGAGAEPARPLMVLDANVAVRKAVAEGAGPAVLSAVSVRDDLAEGRIVEVPVTGADLRRRLRAVWPKDRPLTGAVEELLRIAARTHREDR
- a CDS encoding type II toxin-antitoxin system HicB family antitoxin; the encoded protein is MAKQINIRLDDAVHARLVARAEAEGTTVTALITQAAERDPRLDDGAATAAAFLARHAAEFAEAFPEEEPDSATGRAA
- a CDS encoding DUF4331 domain-containing protein yields the protein MSHHLDTPLAAQNGQLFIDDLFVFPGERSTVFVMDVNSDITGVYAEPGFHPEARYEFKVHFDGAEFETLTYRVSFDEPGPDGRQALRLHVLTGNEAREDSADGDLVLEGRTGETADADGTRVWAGRISDSFYIDLSLLAVVNGAVAKGTAVDLSDWRPQEAQNSFAGTTVESIVLEVPHEHAQLRPGARTGVWCATKLATDAGGWRQINRGGHPMMWPIFWPGDTDFSNPANTRHPSQDRAAVGEFIAGQVAAVVAATGTCADPEGYGRTVAGQLFPDVLPYVVGTPATYGFAARNGRTLADNAPEAMLSLVTNTAVPAGLKPSVAQHLRNDRFPYVVPV